The Candidatus Azobacteroides pseudotrichonymphae genomovar. CFP2 region ATTAAAAATACTTGATAAAGTTGATAAAGATAAAAACGTTATCGTTATTAGAAATAGAATGATAAGACAATATTTTCCAGTCAACTATCATTAAAATCTCTCCTAATTTTGAAGAGTAGTCCTTGCAAGTAAATTCACTTTTTTGTCAAACTCCTTTTCTATATTCTCATAATATAGAATAGACGGTCCGTTGCCACTTTTTATACTGATTATTATGTTTTTATAATTTTGTATTTCTTTTGATAGGTTGTCTCTACTTTCAGAAGAAATAAAATTTTGCAGGCTTGGATGTCTCTCCAATGCACATTCAACAATAATTTGTCTGTTGCGAATCTCATCTTTTCTTAAAGGAAAAGAGTCAAGTTCTTTGTCTAATGCTTTTCTTCTATTGAAGATGTCACTTATTTCGTTATTCCTGTAATAGAGAATTTCTCTATTATCAATTTTATCAATAACTTTTACTGTGCTTTCCGTTAATTCATTTCTTTTATCAAACCAGTGTAATAAATCATGAGTTAAAGTATTCCATTCTTTTGCAATAGCAACTATCTCATTCTTAATTCCTTCTCCATCAAGAAGACTTATTTTTTCTTCAAAATCCCATCCATATATCTTTCTTTGTTCCATTAGTTTTGATAGACTTTTGACTAATTTGTTTTGACCTTCACAAGGAACAGTCGATGCAATAATGGTAAGAATAGGAAAAAGCATTAGGAATATTTTGTATTTCATACGTTTTTTTTGTGTTTCATGTTAACTTGATAAGTTACTTATAGATCGTCTAATGACGATACTCAAGCTGGTCTTTTACTATTCCAACAATTAGCAGAATTGATTGTTCAAATATCTATTTTTTTTCTTACAATTCATTCATTCGTTCTTAACTTATCCTTTCTAAGCTTTCTTCACACGCTTCTTTTTATTCTTCTTGATGGAAGGATTTATTTTACTCAACTGTTCAATTCTTCTCTTAGTAAGTGGATCATTCTGAATAGCTTCCTTACGTGCTAAAATAGCATCGCGTAGGGCCTGTCCATTCTCTCTGATCGTTCTCTTATACTGGCTATATAAATGTGCCGTTACACGTGGATGGATACCAATCAGTGAAGGAGAAATCACTCCAGATGGTTTCACTGTATATTCACCGAGAGTAAGAGACAGGAAATCCTTAAGACTTACCCTCTTCCCAGACAGTAGTGTTTCTTTCATCTCTTCTATGCATTGCTGAAAGACCTCTTTCACCACTCTTCGAGAGTACCCAGAAGC contains the following coding sequences:
- a CDS encoding HU family DNA-binding protein, which produces MDKVKMNAGDIIRSASRASGYSRRVVKEVFQQCIEEMKETLLSGKRVSLKDFLSLTLGEYTVKPSGVISPSLIGIHPRVTAHLYSQYKRTIRENGQALRDAILARKEAIQNDPLTKRRIEQLSKINPSIKKNKKKRVKKA